The following coding sequences lie in one Candidatus Methylomirabilis sp. genomic window:
- the bioA gene encoding adenosylmethionine--8-amino-7-oxononanoate transaminase, with amino-acid sequence MASRSHRLQQDDKRYVWHPFTQMQDWLRERHPIIERGEGSTLIDVDGRRYLDGISSLWVTVHGHRHAAIDRAIRAQLGKVAHTTFLGLSHPLAITLAKALVRVAPEGLTKVFYSDNGSTAVEIALKMAFQYWQQRGGAFARKRRFIALEEAYHGDTLGAVSVGGIDLFHQLYRPLLFPIWRIPSPYRAPWDRSRQVDSLKRLESLLTRCHDQVAGLIVEPLMQAAAGMLPSPPGFLKAVRSLCSQYNVLLILDEVATGFGRTGTMFACEQEGVTPDLLCLAKGLTGGYLPLAATLTTQQIFDGFCAPYEEKKAFFHGHSYTANPLACAAALANLQCFQREQTLKRMQPKIVLLRRELEPLRSLPHVGDVRQIGFMVGIELMRDPARGEPYPYEAKTGIRTILEARRRGLMIRPLGNVIVLMPPLSISQRDIVRMVRIVRDSIVTVTER; translated from the coding sequence ATGGCCTCTCGCAGCCATCGGCTTCAGCAGGACGACAAACGATACGTCTGGCACCCGTTCACGCAGATGCAGGACTGGCTGCGGGAGCGCCACCCGATCATCGAGCGTGGCGAGGGGAGCACCCTCATCGACGTGGACGGGCGTCGCTACCTGGACGGGATCTCTTCGCTCTGGGTGACCGTTCACGGCCACCGTCACGCAGCAATCGACCGGGCCATTCGCGCCCAACTCGGCAAGGTCGCACACACCACCTTCCTGGGTCTGTCTCATCCGCTCGCCATTACGCTCGCCAAGGCGCTCGTCCGGGTCGCCCCGGAAGGGCTCACTAAGGTCTTTTATTCCGATAACGGCTCGACTGCCGTCGAGATCGCGCTCAAGATGGCGTTTCAATACTGGCAGCAGCGGGGCGGGGCATTTGCGCGCAAGAGACGGTTCATCGCCTTGGAAGAGGCGTATCATGGTGATACGCTGGGCGCGGTCAGCGTCGGCGGGATCGATCTGTTCCACCAGCTCTACCGGCCGCTCCTTTTTCCGATCTGGAGGATCCCGTCGCCATACCGGGCGCCGTGGGATCGCTCCCGACAAGTTGATTCGCTGAAACGATTGGAGTCGCTTCTTACGCGATGCCACGATCAGGTGGCCGGCCTGATCGTGGAGCCGCTGATGCAGGCCGCGGCCGGGATGCTGCCCTCACCGCCGGGCTTCCTCAAGGCCGTGCGATCGCTCTGCTCGCAATACAACGTTCTGCTGATTCTTGATGAGGTTGCCACCGGTTTCGGCCGGACCGGGACGATGTTTGCCTGTGAACAAGAGGGTGTGACGCCCGACCTGCTCTGCTTGGCGAAGGGGCTTACCGGCGGCTACTTGCCGCTGGCCGCCACGCTCACGACACAACAGATCTTCGACGGTTTCTGCGCCCCCTATGAGGAGAAAAAAGCCTTCTTTCATGGGCATAGCTACACCGCCAACCCGCTGGCCTGCGCCGCCGCCCTCGCGAACCTGCAGTGCTTTCAGCGGGAGCAGACCTTGAAGCGCATGCAGCCCAAGATCGTCCTGTTGCGTCGAGAGCTCGAACCGCTTCGATCACTGCCGCACGTGGGCGACGTCCGGCAAATAGGGTTTATGGTCGGGATCGAGCTGATGCGAGACCCGGCCCGAGGAGAGCCATACCCATACGAGGCCAAGACCGGGATTCGGACGATCCTGGAGGCACGACGACGCGGCCTGATGATCCGGCCGCTGGGCAACGTCATCGTCCTGATGCCGCCCCTGTCGATCTCGCAAAGGGACATTGTCAGAATGGTTCGTATCGTGCGTGATTCCATCGTCACGGTAACAGAGAGATGA
- the bioD gene encoding dethiobiotin synthase — protein sequence MKDARPAGLFVTGTDTGVGKTLITAGLAYALRVLGIDAGVMKPVETGCPTRTGRLRPPDALTLREAAQSRDALDLVNPYRFHEPLAPMVAAERSGRRIDVGRLEERFTLLTDRHSVVLVEGAGGLLVPITEETSCLDLAARLRLPLLIVIGSRLGALNHARLTIETALHARVPVAGAILNHFHADRSVARTTNLSALRRLLPIPLPGEIPHLSTIRGQALWRHPLLQRLLTRSLRQLLPETIARGET from the coding sequence ATGAAGGACGCCAGACCCGCAGGCCTGTTTGTTACCGGGACCGATACCGGCGTCGGGAAGACGCTGATTACGGCTGGGCTGGCCTATGCCCTGCGGGTCCTGGGGATCGATGCGGGGGTAATGAAGCCGGTTGAGACCGGCTGTCCCACCAGGACTGGGCGGCTGCGACCGCCGGATGCGTTGACGCTTCGTGAGGCTGCGCAGTCGCGGGACGCCCTCGACCTGGTTAACCCGTATCGTTTCCATGAGCCCCTTGCCCCGATGGTTGCGGCTGAGCGGTCCGGCCGACGTATCGATGTCGGCCGACTGGAAGAGCGGTTCACTCTTCTCACTGATCGGCATTCGGTGGTCCTGGTCGAGGGCGCCGGCGGCCTGCTGGTTCCCATCACTGAAGAAACGTCATGTCTCGATCTTGCTGCCAGGCTTCGGCTCCCGTTGCTTATCGTGATTGGGTCCAGGCTCGGCGCGTTGAACCACGCCAGGCTGACCATTGAGACCGCGCTTCATGCCCGCGTCCCGGTGGCAGGAGCAATCTTGAACCATTTCCACGCGGACCGTTCGGTCGCTCGGACGACAAATCTCTCGGCGCTTCGCCGGCTCTTACCCATCCCGCTCCCTGGGGAGATTCCGCACCTCTCCACTATCAGGGGCCAGGCACTCTGGCGCCATCCCCTCCTTCAGCGCCTTTTGACGCGATCCCTTCGACAGCTTCTTCCGGAGACCATCGCAAGAGGTGAGACGTGA
- a CDS encoding septal ring lytic transglycosylase RlpA family protein, with amino-acid sequence MLTLRPAILTPLLIALLLTSCATPRLRPRAWEGVSGEEGLASWYGHPYHGRRTSNGEVYNMYQLSAAHREIPLGSWVEVINLSNGRSLTVRINDRGPFVNGRIIDLSYAAASLLGVTGPGVVPVRVRLTQAPQSGLNPGRYSVQVGSFTAEVNALALKAALEQKASDVYLVKAQVGGEVYYRIRVGQFASRAEAKTTAERLASLGYRVLIMGSEDRP; translated from the coding sequence ATGCTTACGCTGAGGCCTGCGATACTCACACCGCTGCTCATAGCCTTGCTGCTGACCTCCTGTGCTACCCCAAGGCTCAGGCCACGGGCATGGGAAGGAGTGTCTGGCGAGGAGGGGCTGGCGTCCTGGTACGGTCATCCATACCATGGTCGCCGCACCAGCAATGGCGAGGTCTACAATATGTATCAGTTATCGGCGGCGCACCGCGAGATCCCGCTCGGCAGTTGGGTGGAGGTGATCAATCTCAGCAATGGCCGGTCCCTCACCGTCAGGATCAACGATCGGGGACCCTTTGTGAACGGGCGAATCATCGATCTCTCATACGCAGCCGCCTCATTGCTGGGAGTGACGGGTCCTGGCGTAGTGCCGGTCAGAGTGCGACTTACCCAAGCGCCGCAGAGTGGCCTGAACCCGGGCCGGTATTCGGTGCAGGTGGGCTCATTCACCGCCGAGGTAAATGCCCTCGCGCTGAAAGCAGCGCTGGAACAGAAGGCTTCAGACGTTTACCTTGTGAAAGCTCAGGTGGGTGGAGAGGTCTACTACCGAATCCGAGTCGGGCAGTTCGCCTCACGCGCCGAGGCCAAGACGACTGCGGAGCGACTGGCTTCTCTCGGCTACCGCGTTCTGATCATGGGCTCTGAAGATCGCCCCTAA
- a CDS encoding response regulator, which produces MMAARVLVVDDEPGAVELLQEFLVAKGYEVIAASNGAEAVQKVVEERPHLILLDVRMPRMDGLEALRRIREIDKEVAVIMVTGVNEEEIGRQAMALGAFDYIVKPLDLPYLERSLWYKITMMTL; this is translated from the coding sequence ATGATGGCAGCGCGAGTGTTGGTTGTAGATGATGAGCCGGGGGCGGTGGAGCTTCTTCAGGAGTTCCTCGTCGCAAAGGGGTATGAGGTAATCGCGGCGAGTAACGGGGCAGAGGCCGTGCAAAAAGTCGTGGAGGAGCGGCCCCATCTGATCCTACTGGATGTGCGAATGCCGAGGATGGATGGCCTCGAGGCCCTTCGCCGGATCAGAGAGATCGACAAGGAGGTCGCCGTGATCATGGTTACGGGCGTGAACGAGGAAGAGATCGGTCGGCAGGCCATGGCGCTGGGCGCCTTCGATTATATCGTCAAACCCTTGGACTTACCGTACCTAGAACGAAGCCTGTGGTACAAGATTACCATGATGACGCTGTGA